Proteins encoded by one window of Lathyrus oleraceus cultivar Zhongwan6 chromosome 1, CAAS_Psat_ZW6_1.0, whole genome shotgun sequence:
- the LOC127106837 gene encoding uncharacterized mitochondrial protein AtMg00310-like, with protein MRDEVKDMICSWMGEKTVIDHSRYLGLPVVLGRSKKEVFSFVVERNWKRMKGWKEGFLSKARKEVLIKVVAQAIPSYIMSSFKHPKGVCSEIERLMARFWWGAKEGERKVHWMSWDKLSDAKHIIGMGFRGVVDFNLSLLEKQIWRLQSKESSLLYKVWKSMCYLNCSVCEARLGQAPSFSWRSVWSSKELVIKGSRWRIGDGKKVYIWDDKWLP; from the coding sequence ATGCGGGATGAAGTCAAAGATATGATCTGTAGCTGGATGGGAGAAAAAACGGTTATTGATCACTCAAGATATCTAGGTCTACCAGTTGTCCTTGGAAGATCAAAAAAGGAAGTGTTCTCATTTGTTGTTGAGCGCAATTGGAAGAGGATGAAAGGTTGGAAGGAGGGTTTCTTATCAAAGGCAAGAAAAGAGGTTCTAATTAAAGTAGTGGCACAAGCTATCCCGAGTTATATCATGAGTAGCTTTAAACATCCTAAAGGTGTATGTTCAGAGATTGAAAGGCTTATGGCAAGATTCTGGTGGGGAGCTAAAGAAGGGGAGAGGAAAGTTCACTGGATGTCGTGGGACAAGCTTTCTGATGCCAAACATATTATAGGAATGGGCTTTAGAGGTGTCGTAGATTTCAATCTGAGCCTTCTAGAGAAACAAATTTGGCGCCTACAAAGCAAAGAATCTTCTCTGCTCTATAAGGTTTGGAAAAGTATGTGCTACCTAAACTGTTCAGTCTGTGAGGCTCGTTTGGGGCAAGCTCCTAGTTTTTCTTGGCGTAGTGTCTGGAGCTCTAAAGAGTTGGTCATAAAGGGTTCGAGATGGAGGATTGGAGATGGTAAGAAAGTTTATATTTGGGATGACAAATGGTTGCCATAA